DNA from Brassica napus cultivar Da-Ae chromosome C4, Da-Ae, whole genome shotgun sequence:
ataggtttggaatttttgttgtgtctgtttctctagcaaatactGATTTTATAGTGagtagtccaccaatttagggactgttatgaagttttacaaaagtaattgacaaaaatttaaaacgatgtccatgtaccatgaaagagagtttaatatacattaatacaaatttagaatgtgtttagaaattttaaaacaacactaaagatcataggcttcaatatataaaacatttaccgaaaattcaatattttcgtaggggggttaacccatagattttgagaaaaattcaaaaatatgaaaataatgttttaatgcatagttgcatcattcaacaacatatgatgaaagtcaaagaggtttggaattttgttgtgtccgtttctctagcaaacaacgattttatagtggttagtccccAAATTTAGGGaatgttatgaagttttagtaaattaattgacaaaaaattaaaacgatgcccatgtaacatgaatgagagtttgatatacattaatacaaaattagaatgtgtttaaaaaatttaaaacaacactaaagatcataggcttcagtatatagagcatttacaccatagatttttgagaaaaattcaaaaatatgaaaataatgttttaatgtatagttacATCATTCACCAAATGAAGTTGAatgaggtttggaacttttgttgtctccctttctctagcaaataacgattttatagtggttagtccacaaatttaaggactgttatgaagttttagtaaattaattgacaaaaaaataaaacgatgtctATGTACAATTaatgagagtttgatatacattaatacaaatgtagaatgtgtttataaattttaaaacaacactaaagatcataggcttcagtatatagagcatttaccgaaaattcaatattttcgtaagggtttaacccatagatattgagaaaaattcaaaaatatgaaaatactgttttaatgcatagttgcatcattcaccaaCATACGATGaagttcaaataggtttggaatttttgttGTGTCTGTTTTTCTAGCAAATACTGATTTTATAATGAGTAGTCCACCAACTTAGCAACCGACAACAATGTACAGTTCAAGTTCGGCACAAACAGAACATGTTCCAATATAATCTTATCGGAAAGTCTCAATACTCCAGACTGAGTAGCCTGCATTTGGCTCCCATCAGCGAAGTGTACTGGACATCCCACCAACTTACGCAGGTTTGTGAGCAATCGTACATCTCCCGTCATGTGGTGAGATGCACCAGTGTCAAGAATTACTTCCCCGGTTTGAACCTTACCATTCAACTTATCTGGGATCGGAGATGGTCGTTGTTGTTCGAGGAGCACTGTAAGAGACGCCCACTGTTCGTTAGTCAGGGTTGGAGCACTTGAACTCGTGGAGGTGGAGGCCTGCACTGCGTTGGACCTGGCCTGACTCCGACCACGTCCTCTCCCTCTCCAGCGTCCTCCGCGTTCTCCCCCTTGATTCCTCTCCGTCCACCACTCCGGGAAGCCAATGATTTGCCAACAATCTTTCTTCTCGTGTCCGGTTCTACCGCAATGTGAGTATGCCATACTGTTGCCTCTACCTCGAGCCACAGCTGCTACCGCGTCTTTCGTAGCAGCGTTCTCCATTTGTGTTGTGTCGCTTCTTGCCACGAAGCCAACTGCGTCTTGTCTTGTCTCTACTCGCGACGACAAGAGGCACCTTTCTTCTCTAACAACCCTCTGGTACACAGAGTTCAGATCCGGCAACGGCTCCATGCTGATGATGTTTGTACACACGTTTCCGAATCTAGCATCATCCAACCCCATAAGAAACATGTGCACCTTCTCTTCCTCGTAGTCCTGCGTAATCTTCTCCGCAGTTCCACACGTACACGAGGGAAGGGGCTTGTAGTTCAAGAGCTCCTCCCACTTCAAGGACAAGCGTCTGAAATAGTCCATGATGCTTGCACCATCTTGCGTGCACGCCGCGAGCTCTAATTTGAGCTGATGAACTCTCACAGCATTCCCAACCGAAAAACGTCTCTTGATGTCATTCCACATCTTGCACGCGTCGGGGTGAAAGTAACAGTTGAACGTACAGCAGGAGAGATCGACACTCGGATCCATCCCACGATCATCGAGTTGACTGTCTTCCATGACTCAGTTTCCGCCGGCTTCTCCTTCTCATCCGGCATTAGAAACGTACCGTTGATAAACCTTGTTTTGTGCTTCGCTCGAAGTGCGTTTTCTCACTCCGACGCCCACTCAGCGTAATTCTCTCCATTCAACGAGACTGGAGAGATCGACACTCCTGGGTTATCTGACGGATGTAAATAATGCGAGATCACACCCTCACCACTGCTACCGGCGACCGCTGATATTTCTTGTTTTGCCATCAAACTCTGTTTCGATTTTCTCTCTTAGAAACTTAAACTCAAGCTCTTAGAGACGCTCTATATGTACGATACTTTACAAGAATATTCTCAACACAATATCTTCTAAGGTCCTTATCACAATCGTGAGAGCTTATCTATAACCACTTCAACCTTATCACTTCATCACTTCGAGAACCTTTACCAAACCGAACCGGACATTACTTAAccattctctacaaaattaaacaataaatcAACCTTAAGACAATAATAATAGTTGGTTGCAGAGTTTACAAGACATACGAAACTCAGAAAGTGCAGTGATCCTTTAAGACCTGCCTCAGCGAGATCAAACGCTCCGCTGTGCTTATAGATCAAATGTAGATTTTAAATCTGAGATGTGCTTGAGTTTGACAGATTCTAATGTTAACAACTGAAACACACCATGTGTAGGTATGTAGAGAAATTGGTTGCAAGTGCCGAGGCTGCTGTAGATGAAGTCGTCAGGCGTGGAGTAAGCATCATCACTTGATCCAGATTTCATCATCCTACGATTGTATCATTGTCCTCAAAAGTGTTGAAGCTATACAAGTATTTTCTTGGTCCTCTCATTTTTCAAGGTGGCTCATCCAAGCAAAACCGCTGTTGGTGGACACTCTTATGGAGCGTTTATGACTGCAAATCTCCTTGCTCATGCTCCTCATCTTTTCTCCTGCGGAATAGCTCGATTTGGCGCTTACAACAGAACACTAACGCCATTTGGTTTCCAGGTGCCAGCATAACCCTTTTTTTTCTCGTCTCATTCTCTGTTTTAGATAGATATTGACCTATCTTTTTGGTTAACCTTGTAACTATGCCTGAAAAATTTCAGAACGAGGACCGGACACTGTGGGAAGCTACTAACGTCTATGTCGAGATGAGCCCATTCATGTCTGCCGATAAAATCAAGAAGCCAATCTTGCTCATCCATGGTGAAGAAGACAATAACCCAGGAACTCTAACAATGCAGGTTATAATTTACTTCAATAGAAATCCACACCAATTTTTTTCTGCATTGGTTCTCTCTTAACTATATTCATTTCATATACTTTGTTATAACAGTCGGACAGATTCTTCAACGCACTGAAAGGCCATGGCGCTCTTTGCCGCCTTGTTATATATTCTTCCTCACGAGAGCCATGGGTACTCAGCACGGGAAAGCATTATGCACGTTCTTTGGGAAACTGATCGCTGGCTTCAAAAATACTGTGTTCCAAACACATCAGATGCAGACTCAAGTCCAGACCAGTCCAAAGAAAGATCAGATTCTGCAGACAGAGTAGGGACTGCCACAGGAGGTGGTAATCCCGAGTTTGAAGATCACTCCAAGCTTAGGAGATCACTTCTCtggtaaaataaaaatgtctCACTGTTCACAAACAGAAGATAAAACCATAAGAGTTCTCACGTTTGATTAGCTTATTCAAGTTTGTTGAATTTTCTTGTTATGCTTTTTTCAGAGTCTCTGTGCCCGGTATGCTTTGGTTTCCAAAGGCAGATACAGCATTCTAATGCACTTGCGGAAACAGTGGAACACATCAGTGGCAAATGCAACCCAcaactttttttatatttgtttcgtAAAACATTCTGATTCATATAACAAAGGCCTACGAAAGTGTGTTGAAACACACTCTGTTGAGTGACTTAATGTTTCTATGAATAaagtttcaacaatatttaaccttcttttaatgtttcaaagatcacatacaaaaaaaaaaggtgagaatGTCTGAGGAATCAACATGGCATTTGTCTCTGTTTATGATCAAAACCTCTATGGCAAGAATTCCAATCGGTCAAGCATGAATTACAATTCCAAATTGTTTACAATCACATATTACGATATAGTTCATGCAACATATAGTTTGGAAGTGACTTCTCCATGCAAGATTTCATATATGCTGAACTTGTTGTGTATGTGTCTCTGAAATTAAG
Protein-coding regions in this window:
- the LOC125585493 gene encoding probable glutamyl endopeptidase, chloroplastic, which translates into the protein MTANLLAHAPHLFSCGIARFGAYNRTLTPFGFQNEDRTLWEATNVYVEMSPFMSADKIKKPILLIHGEEDNNPGTLTMQSDRFFNALKGHGALCRLVIYSSSREPWVLSTGKHYARSLGN